The Streptomyces sp. NBC_01142 genome has a window encoding:
- a CDS encoding arsenate reductase ArsC: MSLNPRACVLFVCVHNAGRSQMAAAWLTHLAGDRIEVRSAGSNPGDAVNPAAVEAMREVGIDISAETPKILTVDAVRESDVCITMGCGDTCPVFPGKRYLDWQLEDPAGQSVAAVRPVRDEIKKLVEGLIAEIDAEAEAEAAK, from the coding sequence ATGTCCCTCAACCCGCGCGCGTGCGTGCTCTTCGTCTGTGTCCACAACGCCGGGCGCTCGCAGATGGCCGCCGCCTGGCTGACCCACCTCGCCGGGGACCGCATCGAAGTCCGGTCCGCGGGCTCCAACCCCGGCGACGCCGTGAACCCGGCCGCGGTCGAGGCCATGCGTGAGGTCGGCATCGACATTTCCGCCGAGACCCCGAAGATCCTCACCGTCGACGCCGTCCGCGAGTCCGACGTCTGCATCACCATGGGCTGCGGCGACACCTGCCCGGTCTTCCCCGGCAAGCGGTATCTCGACTGGCAGCTCGAGGACCCGGCCGGTCAGAGCGTCGCGGCCGTCCGCCCCGTCCGCGACGAGATCAAAAAGCTCGTCGAGGGCCTCATCGCCGAGATCGACGCCGAGGCCGAGGCCGAGGCCGCCAAGTGA
- a CDS encoding type III polyketide synthase: protein MSERGQGWDHDASEAGTGMTQIAAVHGSLAPHRHTQRELTDMVARTCLPSGADRRVLDRLHENARVRTRHVVLPLERYCELDGLGTSNDVFISAATDLGAEAVRGALRTAGLRPTDVDLLMFTSVTGLAAPSIDARLVGRLGLRPDVKRLPVFGLGCVAGAAGVARLHDYLVGWPDHVAVLLSVELCSLTFQRNDATPANLVATGLFGDGAAAVVAVGDRRASTAGPEVVATRSRMYPDTEHVMGWDIQSSGFKVVLDPAVPDVVRRYLAEDVHGFLEEHGLKPKDVAHWVCHPGGPKVLEAVSEVLSLPEGALDVTWRSLSEVGNLSSSSVLYVLRDTLEQRRPEPGTPGLLMAMGPGFCCELVLLRW from the coding sequence GTGTCCGAGCGGGGGCAGGGATGGGACCATGATGCCTCCGAAGCGGGAACCGGGATGACCCAGATCGCAGCTGTTCACGGCTCCCTGGCACCGCACCGCCATACCCAGCGCGAGCTCACCGACATGGTGGCTCGCACCTGCCTGCCATCGGGCGCGGACCGCCGCGTCCTGGATCGGCTCCACGAGAACGCTCGGGTGCGCACGCGGCACGTGGTACTCCCTTTGGAGCGCTATTGCGAACTGGACGGCCTCGGCACCTCCAACGACGTCTTCATCAGCGCCGCTACCGATCTCGGTGCCGAGGCGGTGCGCGGTGCGCTGCGGACCGCGGGGCTGCGGCCCACTGATGTGGATCTGCTGATGTTCACCTCCGTCACCGGTTTGGCCGCGCCCTCCATCGATGCCCGGCTCGTCGGCCGCCTCGGCCTGCGCCCCGATGTGAAGCGGCTGCCTGTCTTCGGCCTGGGCTGCGTCGCCGGGGCCGCCGGTGTGGCGCGGCTGCACGACTACCTGGTCGGCTGGCCCGACCACGTGGCTGTGCTGCTCTCGGTCGAACTCTGCTCGCTCACCTTCCAGCGCAATGACGCGACGCCCGCCAACCTGGTGGCGACCGGGCTGTTCGGCGACGGGGCAGCCGCCGTTGTCGCTGTCGGCGACCGCCGGGCGTCGACCGCCGGTCCCGAGGTGGTGGCCACCCGCAGCCGTATGTACCCGGACACCGAACACGTGATGGGCTGGGACATCCAGAGCTCCGGCTTCAAGGTGGTGCTCGACCCGGCCGTCCCCGACGTCGTCCGCCGGTATCTCGCCGAGGACGTCCATGGATTCCTGGAGGAGCACGGCCTCAAGCCGAAGGATGTGGCTCACTGGGTGTGCCATCCCGGCGGCCCGAAGGTCCTGGAAGCCGTCTCCGAGGTTCTCTCGCTGCCCGAGGGCGCCCTCGACGTCACCTGGCGCTCGCTGTCCGAGGTGGGGAACCTGTCGTCGTCCTCGGTCCTGTACGTCCTTCGGGACACACTGGAGCAGAGGCGGCCCGAACCGGGAACGCCCGGCCTGCTGATGGCCATGGGCCCGGGTTTCTGTTGCGAACTGGTGCTGCTGCGCTGGTAG
- a CDS encoding pyridoxal-dependent decarboxylase, whose amino-acid sequence MDAREAALQQAHDHAVRWLASLSDRRVPARASVDEIVHALGVGLPDGPSTPADVVELLVSACEPGLTAFPGGRFYGFVIGGTEPAALAADWLVSAWDQNCVMRAVTPAHTAAEDIASAWLLDLLGLPTDSAVGFTTGATMANFTCLAAGRDAVLRRAGWNVARDGLAGGPPVHVIVGEDRHMAIDLALRYLGLGEPEVVTSDDQGRIEPEALRHALAAGGERPRIVILQAGDIHSGAFDPFVETIGAAREADAWVHIDGAFGLWAAASPTYAHLTAGCAHADSWATDAHKTLNVPYDCGLAIVRDPFAVRAAMGLRGDYLIQDEQGDPFDKVPELSRRGRAFPVWAALRSLGRSGVADLVERLCRHASSFATGIAGIDGATILNDVVFTQVCAEFGNDERTEQILTRLLDDGTAWISGSTWHGRRVMRISVSNWSTTDDDVTRTLDAIRRASTSA is encoded by the coding sequence ATGGACGCGCGCGAGGCAGCGCTTCAACAGGCACACGACCATGCCGTCCGCTGGCTGGCGAGCCTGTCCGATCGCCGGGTCCCGGCCCGCGCCTCGGTCGACGAGATCGTGCACGCGCTCGGTGTCGGGCTGCCGGACGGTCCGAGCACGCCCGCCGACGTCGTCGAGCTGCTGGTATCCGCCTGCGAGCCGGGGCTCACCGCGTTTCCCGGTGGCCGCTTCTACGGGTTCGTGATCGGGGGCACTGAACCGGCCGCACTGGCCGCTGACTGGCTGGTCAGTGCCTGGGACCAGAACTGCGTGATGCGCGCCGTCACGCCCGCGCACACGGCAGCGGAAGACATCGCCAGTGCGTGGCTGCTCGATCTGCTGGGCCTGCCGACCGACAGCGCCGTTGGCTTCACCACCGGTGCCACGATGGCGAACTTCACCTGCCTCGCCGCCGGGCGCGACGCGGTGCTGCGGCGCGCGGGCTGGAACGTCGCCCGCGACGGGCTCGCGGGTGGGCCACCCGTACACGTGATCGTCGGCGAGGACCGCCACATGGCCATCGACCTGGCGCTGCGCTACCTGGGGCTCGGCGAACCCGAAGTGGTGACGTCAGACGATCAGGGACGCATCGAGCCCGAGGCACTGCGGCACGCCCTGGCGGCCGGCGGTGAGCGACCCAGGATCGTGATCCTCCAGGCGGGAGACATCCACTCCGGTGCCTTCGACCCCTTCGTCGAGACGATCGGCGCCGCTCGCGAGGCTGACGCATGGGTCCACATCGACGGCGCCTTCGGACTGTGGGCGGCCGCCTCACCGACATACGCACACCTGACGGCGGGCTGCGCACACGCCGATTCCTGGGCGACGGATGCCCACAAGACCCTGAACGTTCCCTATGACTGCGGGCTCGCCATCGTGCGCGACCCGTTCGCGGTCCGGGCAGCGATGGGCCTGCGCGGCGACTACCTCATCCAGGACGAACAGGGCGACCCGTTCGACAAGGTGCCCGAGCTCTCCCGGCGCGGCAGAGCCTTCCCGGTGTGGGCCGCACTCCGGTCCCTCGGGCGATCGGGGGTGGCCGACCTCGTCGAGCGGCTGTGCCGACATGCCTCCTCGTTCGCCACCGGTATTGCCGGGATCGACGGGGCAACAATCCTCAACGACGTGGTGTTCACCCAGGTCTGCGCCGAGTTCGGCAACGACGAACGCACGGAACAGATACTCACCCGGCTGCTCGACGACGGCACGGCGTGGATCAGTGGCTCCACCTGGCACGGCCGTCGTGTCATGCGGATCTCGGTGAGCAACTGGTCGACGACCGACGACGACGTGACTCGTACGCTCGACGCGATCCGGCGCGCATCCACCAGCGCCTGA
- a CDS encoding DUF3618 domain-containing protein, producing the protein MTDKSQSNGSTPTPEELREQVEETREELGRTVEALAAKADVKTQAQQKAAKVRSQVQDKAAHALHVAQDKTPQPVRDKAAHAKEQLTETAHIVGEKIQDRAPDPVREKAYQVAESARSSRGWLIAGGVAALAVIALVWRSRRC; encoded by the coding sequence ATGACGGACAAGTCGCAGAGCAACGGCTCCACCCCCACCCCCGAGGAACTGCGCGAGCAGGTGGAGGAAACCCGCGAGGAGCTCGGCAGGACGGTCGAAGCGCTGGCCGCCAAGGCCGACGTCAAAACCCAAGCTCAGCAGAAGGCGGCGAAGGTCAGGAGCCAGGTGCAGGACAAGGCGGCTCACGCTCTCCATGTCGCGCAGGACAAGACTCCCCAGCCGGTGCGTGACAAGGCCGCCCACGCCAAGGAGCAGCTGACAGAGACCGCCCACATCGTGGGAGAGAAGATCCAGGACAGGGCCCCGGATCCAGTCCGCGAGAAGGCCTATCAGGTAGCGGAGTCCGCTCGCAGCAGCCGAGGTTGGCTCATCGCCGGAGGCGTGGCCGCCCTCGCCGTGATCGCCCTTGTCTGGCGCAGCAGGCGGTGCTGA
- a CDS encoding phage holin family protein gives MNSLDHRPQQNTEESVGELVKQASEQISQLMRQELRLAQAEMRQKGKRFGIGGGLFGGAGVIGFLALQALAATAIVALDLIWPLWASALTVTAVLLAVAGVLAAVGKKQVGQAGPPAPEQAIDSVKADVAEIKERAHR, from the coding sequence ATGAACTCACTGGACCACCGGCCGCAACAGAACACCGAGGAATCGGTGGGCGAGCTGGTCAAGCAGGCATCTGAGCAGATCTCCCAGCTGATGCGGCAGGAGCTGCGGCTGGCGCAGGCGGAGATGCGGCAAAAGGGCAAGCGGTTCGGGATCGGCGGCGGTCTGTTCGGCGGAGCCGGCGTGATCGGCTTCCTTGCGCTGCAGGCACTTGCGGCCACCGCGATCGTGGCCCTGGACCTGATCTGGCCGCTTTGGGCCTCGGCACTGACCGTGACCGCAGTCCTGCTCGCGGTGGCCGGCGTGCTCGCCGCCGTGGGCAAGAAGCAGGTCGGCCAGGCAGGCCCGCCCGCCCCCGAGCAGGCCATCGACAGCGTCAAGGCCGATGTGGCCGAGATCAAGGAGAGGGCACACCGATGA
- a CDS encoding isoprenylcysteine carboxyl methyltransferase family protein, translating to MIWYTALVLAVAGERFAELAVALRNTRWSLARGGTEAGSGHYPAMVALHTGLLAGCLAEVWLTGRPFLPLLGWTMVAVVVAAQALRWWCIRTLGRQWNTRVIVVPGLPLVTGGPYRWLRHPNYVAVASEGLALPLVHGAWVTALVFTVLNAVLMAVRIRCEDGALASAAAAGTGR from the coding sequence GTGATCTGGTACACCGCTCTGGTGCTGGCTGTCGCGGGCGAGCGTTTCGCCGAACTCGCTGTGGCGTTGCGCAACACGCGTTGGAGCCTGGCCCGGGGCGGCACCGAAGCCGGCAGCGGGCACTATCCGGCGATGGTCGCCCTGCACACCGGACTGCTGGCGGGCTGCCTCGCCGAAGTCTGGCTGACCGGCCGCCCGTTTCTGCCGCTGCTCGGCTGGACCATGGTGGCCGTGGTCGTCGCCGCGCAGGCGTTGCGCTGGTGGTGCATCCGTACGCTCGGACGACAGTGGAACACCCGTGTCATCGTCGTTCCGGGCCTGCCCTTGGTGACCGGCGGGCCCTATCGATGGCTGCGCCACCCCAACTATGTCGCGGTCGCCTCCGAAGGACTGGCGCTGCCGCTGGTCCATGGTGCGTGGGTGACCGCCCTCGTCTTCACCGTGCTCAACGCGGTGCTCATGGCTGTCCGCATCCGGTGCGAGGACGGGGCCCTGGCCTCCGCGGCGGCAGCGGGCACGGGAAGGTGA
- a CDS encoding helix-turn-helix transcriptional regulator, with protein MSNAKVLLPLIESDVEACCPPLTERPFNAEEAERAARMFKALGDPVRLRLFSAVASHAGGEACVCDISDVGVSQPTVSHHLKKLKEAGLLTSERRGTWVYYRVEPSVLAAMGQLLTTATSA; from the coding sequence ATGTCGAACGCGAAGGTGCTGCTGCCGCTGATCGAGTCAGACGTCGAGGCTTGCTGCCCGCCGCTGACCGAGCGCCCGTTCAATGCCGAAGAGGCCGAGCGGGCCGCCAGGATGTTCAAGGCGCTCGGCGACCCGGTCCGGCTGCGCCTCTTCTCCGCGGTGGCCTCCCATGCGGGCGGCGAGGCGTGCGTGTGCGACATCTCCGACGTCGGCGTCTCCCAGCCCACCGTCTCCCATCACTTGAAGAAGCTCAAAGAAGCGGGGCTGCTCACGTCCGAGCGGCGCGGCACCTGGGTGTACTACCGCGTCGAGCCGTCCGTACTCGCCGCAATGGGTCAACTCCTGACCACCGCCACCTCAGCCTGA
- a CDS encoding UbiA family prenyltransferase, which yields MGTTDPSQVSGPAAWPLRRAVALALSCHPGPVVAVTVLTTALAVSAGLGGARCALVGAAVLAGQLSVGWCNDAFDARRDAAVGRRGKPVVDGAVSRRTVWAAAFAALLLCVPLSLACGLLAGTVHLTAVAAAWMYNLKLKATLLSWLPYVVGFGSLPAVVTLSMPGHPWPQGWAVTAAALLGVAAHLGDVLPDIDDDVKTGLRGLPHRLGATGTRLLLPVPLVAASAVLVLGPAGPPGAWGAATLAAAPPTAVAGLALGRYWRKAAFAGTVVVAAADLALLLVRGTALV from the coding sequence ATGGGCACTACGGATCCGTCGCAGGTAAGCGGCCCGGCCGCGTGGCCGCTCCGCCGCGCGGTGGCGCTCGCTCTGTCCTGCCATCCGGGGCCGGTGGTCGCTGTCACCGTCCTCACCACCGCACTGGCCGTCAGCGCCGGCCTCGGCGGCGCCCGTTGCGCGCTGGTCGGCGCGGCCGTGCTGGCCGGCCAGCTCTCGGTGGGCTGGTGCAACGACGCCTTCGACGCCCGGCGTGATGCCGCGGTCGGCCGCCGAGGCAAACCGGTGGTCGACGGTGCGGTGAGCCGGCGCACCGTGTGGGCGGCGGCGTTCGCCGCGCTCCTGCTGTGTGTGCCCTTGTCGCTGGCCTGCGGCCTCTTGGCCGGTACGGTGCACCTGACCGCGGTGGCGGCGGCATGGATGTACAACCTGAAGCTGAAGGCGACGTTGCTGTCCTGGCTCCCGTACGTGGTCGGATTCGGCAGCCTGCCCGCCGTCGTCACCCTGAGCATGCCGGGCCACCCCTGGCCCCAGGGGTGGGCCGTGACGGCCGCAGCACTGCTCGGCGTCGCGGCCCATCTGGGCGACGTACTCCCCGACATCGACGACGATGTGAAGACCGGACTGCGCGGACTGCCGCACCGGCTGGGCGCCACCGGCACCCGGCTGCTGCTGCCGGTCCCCCTGGTGGCGGCATCGGCGGTACTCGTGCTGGGACCCGCGGGTCCGCCGGGCGCGTGGGGTGCGGCCACGCTCGCGGCAGCGCCGCCGACAGCGGTCGCGGGGCTCGCACTCGGCCGGTACTGGCGCAAGGCGGCGTTCGCCGGGACGGTCGTCGTGGCAGCTGCGGACCTGGCACTGCTCCTGGTACGGGGCACCGCCCTTGTGTGA
- a CDS encoding NAD(P)/FAD-dependent oxidoreductase yields the protein MIDLLVAGGGPAGLAAAIHAARLGMEAVVVEPRAAPVDKACGEGIMPSGVAALRSVGVEVAGRDLRGIRYLEAGRSAEATFGGRPGIGVRRTVLHAALHQRAVDLGVRIVPGRVGEIRQGHDRVSAAGLTARWLICADGLHSPLRRELGLDRSGGAPRRYGLRRHFRIAPWTDFVEVHWSRHGEAYVTPVGDNLVGVAVLSRDRRSYDEHLTAFPALAALLRGRGTSPVRGAGPLHQRARSQRAGRALLIGDAAGYIDALTGEGIALAMVTAAEAVKCLAAGRPQAYPAQWARLTRRHRLLTEGLLRAARYPATARLIVPAAHHAPALFRAAVRALQ from the coding sequence GTGATCGACCTCCTGGTGGCGGGCGGAGGCCCGGCGGGCCTGGCGGCGGCGATCCATGCCGCGCGGCTGGGGATGGAAGCGGTCGTGGTCGAACCTCGCGCCGCTCCCGTCGACAAGGCCTGCGGCGAGGGAATCATGCCCAGCGGTGTGGCGGCGCTCCGTTCGGTGGGTGTCGAGGTGGCCGGCCGCGACTTGCGCGGCATCCGCTACCTCGAGGCCGGCCGCAGCGCGGAGGCGACGTTCGGGGGCCGTCCCGGAATCGGCGTACGGCGGACCGTACTGCACGCCGCCCTGCACCAACGGGCCGTGGACCTCGGGGTACGGATCGTGCCGGGCAGGGTGGGGGAGATCCGCCAGGGCCACGACCGTGTCAGCGCGGCAGGGCTGACGGCGCGTTGGCTGATCTGCGCCGACGGCCTGCACTCCCCGCTGCGCCGCGAGCTCGGCCTGGACCGTTCCGGGGGTGCACCGCGCCGCTACGGTCTGCGCCGCCACTTCCGAATCGCCCCGTGGACGGATTTCGTTGAAGTCCACTGGTCCCGCCATGGCGAGGCGTACGTGACGCCGGTCGGGGACAACCTGGTGGGCGTCGCCGTACTCAGCCGCGACCGCCGTTCCTACGACGAGCACCTGACGGCGTTCCCCGCCCTCGCCGCTCTGCTCCGGGGCCGGGGCACGAGTCCCGTGCGCGGCGCCGGGCCGCTTCACCAGCGGGCACGGAGCCAGCGGGCAGGACGTGCCCTGCTGATCGGTGACGCGGCAGGCTACATCGACGCGCTGACGGGTGAAGGCATCGCCCTGGCCATGGTGACGGCCGCGGAGGCGGTCAAATGCCTGGCCGCCGGCCGCCCCCAGGCGTATCCCGCGCAGTGGGCGCGGCTGACGAGACGTCACCGGCTGCTCACCGAGGGCCTGCTGCGGGCAGCCCGCTACCCCGCCACAGCCCGCCTGATCGTCCCGGCGGCCCACCACGCGCCGGCGCTTTTCCGGGCGGCGGTCCGGGCACTCCAGTAG
- a CDS encoding YqjF family protein → MTLTPRTPHPITADSPHPGVSPLMTQSWLDLAFVHWAADPADVAPLLPAETVPDSLHGVTYIGLVAFRMHRVGWFRLPGVPYLGTFPETNVRLYSRDAHGRRGVVFRSLDASRLIPVAIARTMFRLPYLWSRMAIRREGDILTYTSRRRWPGPRGAYSRIALRVGERVEAPSELEHFLTARWGMHSTFFGRPMYLPNTHPRWPLHRADLIECDQDLVTAAGLPVPAGEPVSVLYSPGVPVRFGRPARPGGIPTP, encoded by the coding sequence GTGACCCTCACGCCGCGCACTCCGCATCCGATCACGGCTGATTCGCCCCACCCCGGGGTGAGCCCTCTGATGACCCAGTCCTGGCTGGACCTGGCCTTCGTGCACTGGGCCGCCGATCCGGCCGACGTGGCACCGCTCCTGCCGGCCGAGACCGTTCCCGACTCCCTTCACGGCGTCACCTATATCGGACTCGTCGCCTTCCGGATGCACCGGGTGGGCTGGTTCCGCCTCCCCGGCGTCCCCTACTTGGGCACCTTTCCCGAGACCAATGTCCGTCTCTACTCGAGGGACGCCCACGGACGGCGTGGAGTGGTCTTCCGATCGCTCGATGCCTCCCGGCTGATCCCGGTGGCGATCGCGCGAACGATGTTCCGGCTGCCGTACCTGTGGTCCCGGATGGCGATCCGGCGCGAAGGCGACATCCTCACGTACACCAGCAGGCGGCGCTGGCCAGGACCACGAGGCGCGTACAGCCGGATCGCTCTGCGGGTCGGTGAGCGCGTCGAGGCTCCCAGCGAGCTCGAACATTTCCTGACGGCCCGCTGGGGCATGCACAGCACCTTCTTCGGACGGCCGATGTACCTGCCGAACACCCATCCGCGCTGGCCCCTGCACCGTGCCGATCTCATCGAGTGCGACCAGGACCTGGTGACAGCGGCAGGACTGCCCGTACCGGCGGGCGAGCCGGTGAGCGTGTTGTATTCGCCGGGCGTCCCGGTACGCTTCGGCCGCCCGGCCCGCCCCGGCGGTATCCCGACCCCTTGA
- a CDS encoding helix-turn-helix transcriptional regulator, with protein MMTSVDTDLIRVLADPLRLRIVTLLAHEALCTTHLVEETGARQTNLSNHLKVLREAGVVETEPCGRFTYYTLRPEVIEALAGSFGELAAAARTTAESNRKRAC; from the coding sequence ATGATGACGTCAGTCGACACTGATCTGATCCGGGTGCTGGCCGACCCGCTCAGGCTCCGGATCGTGACCCTGCTCGCCCACGAGGCGCTCTGCACCACGCACCTGGTCGAAGAGACCGGGGCGCGGCAGACGAACCTCTCCAACCATCTGAAGGTGTTGCGCGAGGCCGGGGTCGTGGAGACGGAGCCGTGCGGCCGCTTCACGTACTACACGTTGCGGCCCGAGGTCATCGAGGCACTCGCCGGCTCCTTCGGTGAGCTGGCGGCCGCAGCCCGTACGACCGCCGAGTCCAACCGAAAGCGAGCCTGCTGA
- a CDS encoding XRE family transcriptional regulator: MADLGELLQVTMRRRHLTAQALAERTGIRTPRIRVFAEDGADGPIQPTEQELAELAAALGLPLHDVLGAAHVPARAPAS; encoded by the coding sequence ATGGCAGACCTTGGAGAACTTCTGCAAGTGACCATGCGCCGTCGTCACCTGACCGCACAAGCCCTTGCGGAGCGGACCGGTATCCGGACCCCCCGTATCAGGGTCTTCGCCGAGGACGGCGCCGATGGTCCGATCCAGCCGACCGAGCAGGAGCTGGCCGAACTCGCCGCCGCCCTCGGTCTGCCGTTGCACGACGTCCTGGGCGCCGCGCACGTTCCTGCCCGGGCACCCGCCTCGTGA
- a CDS encoding NADP-dependent oxidoreductase, translating into MSPINHQVRLAARPVGLPRTTDWERTEEPVGEPGEGELLVRVLQLSLDPAMRGWMNEGKSYIPPVKIGEVMRAGAVGRVIASRHPGFAEGDYVSGGFGVQEYCISDGSGVIGIDPKLAPLPVYLGTLGMTGMTAYFGLLDIGRPEAGQTVVVSGAAGAVGSVVGQIAKIKGCRVIGIAGGERKCRMLVEEFGFDAAIDYQSDDVKKSLRDLAPDGVDVYFDNVGGDILDAVLTRLARGARIVICGAISQYNSVEPVKGPANYLSLLVNRATMTGMVVFDYADRYADAAAELAGWLAEGKLRTREDVVEGGIDAFHDTLLRLFRGENHGKLVLEVAGE; encoded by the coding sequence ATGAGCCCCATCAACCACCAAGTCCGTCTGGCCGCCCGCCCGGTGGGGCTGCCCCGGACCACCGACTGGGAACGGACCGAGGAGCCGGTCGGCGAGCCGGGCGAAGGCGAGCTGCTGGTACGGGTGCTCCAGCTCTCGCTCGACCCGGCGATGCGCGGCTGGATGAATGAGGGCAAATCATACATTCCGCCCGTGAAGATCGGCGAGGTGATGCGCGCGGGTGCGGTCGGGCGGGTCATCGCGTCCCGTCACCCCGGCTTCGCCGAAGGCGACTATGTGTCCGGCGGTTTCGGAGTCCAGGAGTACTGCATCTCGGACGGCAGCGGGGTCATCGGCATCGACCCGAAGCTGGCACCGCTGCCCGTCTACCTCGGCACCCTGGGCATGACGGGTATGACTGCCTACTTCGGACTGCTCGACATCGGCCGCCCGGAGGCCGGCCAGACGGTCGTGGTGTCCGGCGCCGCCGGGGCGGTGGGCAGCGTGGTGGGCCAGATCGCCAAGATCAAGGGATGCCGGGTCATCGGCATCGCCGGCGGTGAGCGCAAGTGCCGGATGCTGGTGGAGGAGTTCGGCTTCGATGCCGCCATCGACTATCAGTCCGACGACGTGAAGAAGTCGCTGCGCGACCTGGCCCCCGACGGCGTGGACGTCTATTTCGACAATGTCGGCGGTGACATCCTCGACGCGGTGCTGACCCGGCTGGCGCGCGGTGCCCGCATCGTCATCTGCGGCGCGATCTCCCAGTACAACAGTGTGGAGCCCGTCAAGGGCCCCGCCAACTACCTGTCCCTGCTGGTGAATCGCGCCACCATGACGGGCATGGTGGTGTTCGACTACGCCGACCGGTACGCCGACGCCGCAGCCGAACTGGCCGGCTGGCTGGCGGAGGGGAAGCTGCGAACGCGGGAGGACGTCGTAGAGGGTGGGATCGACGCGTTCCACGACACTCTGCTGCGGCTTTTCCGCGGCGAGAACCACGGCAAGCTCGTCCTCGAGGTGGCGGGCGAGTGA
- a CDS encoding YihY/virulence factor BrkB family protein encodes MHDREFAGYPYVMAPMWQRKHGDNRDPRAGRGADAEPDSAAVGPDPQVDRDAPDEPTALGKKSWGAVLKRTAAEFEDDELADRAAALTYYGVLALFPALLVLVSLLGIAGESATKSILDNLTKLTPGSARDIITNAVEQLQSSGGTGSVLAIVGLLVALWSASGYVAAFIRTSNAVYDVPEGRPVWKLTPLRVALTLVLMILACVSALIVVFTGGLARQVGAALGIGDTALTVWSIAKWPVLVLLVTIMIAILYWASPNARGRGFKWVTPGSFLALVIWMIASAGFALYVANFASYNKMYGTLAGVIIFLVWLWITNLAILLGLEFDAEMMRERAIIGGHPTDEEPYVEPRDTRKWSEKEREEMGSD; translated from the coding sequence ATGCATGACAGGGAGTTTGCGGGTTACCCGTACGTCATGGCACCGATGTGGCAGCGAAAGCACGGGGACAACCGGGACCCGCGGGCAGGCCGCGGGGCGGATGCGGAGCCCGACAGCGCTGCTGTGGGGCCGGATCCCCAGGTGGACCGTGATGCTCCGGACGAGCCGACCGCGCTGGGCAAGAAGTCGTGGGGGGCGGTTCTGAAGCGGACGGCGGCGGAGTTCGAGGATGATGAGCTGGCCGACCGGGCGGCGGCGCTGACCTACTACGGGGTCCTGGCGCTGTTCCCTGCTCTGCTGGTGCTGGTCTCCCTGCTGGGCATCGCCGGCGAGTCGGCAACCAAGAGCATCCTGGACAACCTCACCAAGCTCACGCCCGGATCCGCACGCGACATCATCACCAATGCGGTCGAGCAGCTGCAGTCCAGTGGCGGCACCGGATCCGTCCTGGCGATCGTCGGTCTGCTGGTTGCGCTGTGGTCGGCGTCCGGCTATGTGGCCGCGTTCATCCGCACCTCCAACGCCGTCTACGACGTCCCCGAGGGACGCCCGGTCTGGAAACTCACCCCGTTGCGGGTGGCTCTGACGCTGGTACTGATGATCCTGGCGTGCGTCAGCGCACTGATCGTGGTGTTCACCGGCGGCCTTGCCCGGCAGGTCGGCGCCGCCCTGGGCATCGGCGACACCGCCTTGACGGTCTGGTCGATCGCCAAGTGGCCCGTCCTGGTCCTGCTGGTCACCATCATGATCGCCATCCTGTACTGGGCGTCGCCGAATGCGAGGGGCCGCGGGTTCAAGTGGGTCACCCCGGGGAGCTTCCTGGCCTTGGTGATCTGGATGATCGCCTCGGCGGGCTTCGCGCTGTATGTGGCGAACTTTGCCTCCTACAACAAGATGTACGGCACCCTGGCCGGCGTGATCATCTTCCTGGTGTGGCTGTGGATCACGAATCTGGCGATTCTGCTGGGCCTGGAGTTCGACGCGGAAATGATGCGTGAACGCGCGATCATCGGTGGCCACCCGACCGATGAGGAGCCGTACGTCGAACCGCGTGACACGCGCAAGTGGAGTGAGAAGGAGCGCGAGGAGATGGGCAGCGACTGA